TGACGGAACGAATCACCGTGAGCGCCGCCCACGCCGATGATGCCCCCGCAATGCCCAGCTGGGTTGCCGAAGACACGGTCACGTACGCTCAGGCGGGCGTCGATACGGCCGAGGGCGCTCGTGCGGTCGACGCCATCAAGGAAGCCGTGCATGGCACCTATCGCCCTGAAGTCGTGGGCGACATTGGTGGCTTCGGCGGCCTGTTCTCCATTGCCGCGGCGAAGGACATGGAAGACCCCCTGCTGGTTTCCGGCACCGACGGCGTAGGCACGAAGCTCCAGGTGGCGAAGCTGGCCGAAAAACATGATACGGTGGGTATCGACCTGGTGGCCATGTGCGTGAACGATATTCTTGCCACGGGTGCGGAACCCCTGTTCTTCCTGGACTACATCGCCATTGGCAAGCTGAAGAGCGAAGCCGTAGCCGAAGTGGTTAGCGGTATTGCCGAAGGCTGCAAGCAGGCCGGATGCGCCCTTATTGGCGGCGAGATGGCTGAGCATCCGGGCGTTATGGATCCCGATGAATACGACCTTTCCGGCTTCTGCGTTGGCGTGGTCGATCGCCCGAAGATGCTCGACCCCGAGCACGTAAAGGTGGGCGATGTGCTGCTGGGCCTTGCTTCCAGCGGTCTGCACTCCAACGGCTATTCGCTGGCCCGCAAGGTCTGCATCGAAGGCCGCACGCACTACGAGGTGCGTCTGCCGCGCCCCAGCCTGGGCGGCAAGAGCGTGCAGGATGCCATGCTTGCCCCCACGCGCATCTACGTGAAGCAGGTTCGCGCTGCCGTGGAGGCAAATCCCGGCGCCGTGCATGCGCTGGCCCACATTACGGGTGGCGGCATCACCGAGAACCTGAATCGTGCTCTTCCCGGCAACGTTGATGCTCTGGTGAAGGTGGGCACGTGGGATATGGAGCCTATCATCCCGTTCGTGTGCCGTGCCGCGAAGCTCGACGAGACCGAAGCGCTCAAGACGTTCAACATGGGTCTGGGCATGGTGCTCATCGTCGAGGCCGACCAGGCCGACGCCGTGAAGGCGTCGCTGGAAGCTGCCGGCGAGCGCGTCTTCCGCGTGGGCGAAATCGTGGAAGGTACGGGCGTCGTGCAGTACGAAAACAAGGAAGCCCTGTTCCCCGAGCTGCCTTCCGATGAAGAGCAGCCCTCCGTGCCGGGCGCGCCTTCCCCCGAAGAGCGCACG
This genomic stretch from Denitrobacterium detoxificans harbors:
- the purM gene encoding phosphoribosylformylglycinamidine cyclo-ligase produces the protein MTERITVSAAHADDAPAMPSWVAEDTVTYAQAGVDTAEGARAVDAIKEAVHGTYRPEVVGDIGGFGGLFSIAAAKDMEDPLLVSGTDGVGTKLQVAKLAEKHDTVGIDLVAMCVNDILATGAEPLFFLDYIAIGKLKSEAVAEVVSGIAEGCKQAGCALIGGEMAEHPGVMDPDEYDLSGFCVGVVDRPKMLDPEHVKVGDVLLGLASSGLHSNGYSLARKVCIEGRTHYEVRLPRPSLGGKSVQDAMLAPTRIYVKQVRAAVEANPGAVHALAHITGGGITENLNRALPGNVDALVKVGTWDMEPIIPFVCRAAKLDETEALKTFNMGLGMVLIVEADQADAVKASLEAAGERVFRVGEIVEGTGVVQYENKEALFPELPSDEEQPSVPGAPSPEERTSQRDTFYEEEDGE